One Cohnella candidum genomic region harbors:
- a CDS encoding complex I subunit 4 family protein has protein sequence MLEDIPVLSLILLSPLVGALLVLLLPAQRSAWLRTAALVFTLIPLALCLWLFAAYQPGVGGGAFAEHYTWLTIPLNKEVDTSITSMQLAFDYSLAVDGISLPLLLLSSIVSAMAVLASVHIRKRWKTYYALFLLLETGMYGVFLARDLIEFFIFFELTLIPMFFLIGIWGYFGREKAATKFLVYNGVGSAAMLLGFLILIATAGFTAVGSDSGFAVQFSGSYDVLLKNLADPASYANNAQSVGLGVYLSGNLKWTAFILLLVAFGIKIPIFPLHTWMLRVHTEAPPSIVMIHSGVLLKMGVYGLIRFGAGLLPAQLDDWSTVIALLGVINILYGAVLACVQKEFKLVLAYSSISHMGIVLLGLASLNEVGLQGAVYQSVSHGLISALLFLLVGSLYERTGTTQLEDLGGLAKSVPFLSGILLTAGLASLGLPGLSGFVGEFLAFLGLFGSMKWMTAIGVLGILFAAVYVLRSVLGITFGPVRERFVGIKDARFIEAVPMIALTALIVLLGVYPSVLTDVMQHGFNGLLEHLQQRTGG, from the coding sequence ATGCTCGAGGACATTCCGGTCTTATCGCTCATTCTGTTGTCTCCATTGGTCGGCGCCTTGCTCGTGCTTCTGCTGCCCGCGCAGCGGAGCGCTTGGCTCAGAACCGCGGCGCTCGTGTTCACGCTCATTCCGCTTGCCTTGTGCTTGTGGCTGTTCGCGGCCTACCAGCCTGGGGTGGGAGGCGGAGCGTTCGCCGAACATTACACTTGGTTGACCATTCCGCTGAACAAAGAAGTGGATACCAGCATCACGTCGATGCAGCTGGCGTTCGACTATTCTCTCGCGGTGGACGGCATTTCGCTTCCGCTGCTGCTGTTGTCGTCGATCGTGTCGGCGATGGCCGTGCTCGCCTCGGTCCATATCCGGAAGCGCTGGAAAACTTATTATGCGCTGTTTCTCTTGCTGGAAACCGGCATGTACGGCGTTTTCCTCGCCCGCGACCTGATCGAGTTCTTCATCTTCTTCGAACTCACGCTGATCCCGATGTTCTTCTTGATCGGCATCTGGGGCTACTTCGGCCGCGAGAAAGCGGCGACGAAGTTCCTGGTTTACAACGGAGTAGGCTCCGCGGCCATGCTGCTCGGATTCCTGATTCTCATCGCGACGGCCGGCTTTACCGCCGTGGGGTCGGACAGCGGATTCGCCGTGCAGTTCAGCGGCAGTTACGACGTTCTGCTCAAAAACTTGGCGGATCCGGCCTCTTACGCGAACAATGCTCAGTCCGTCGGTCTCGGCGTCTATTTGTCCGGCAACCTGAAGTGGACGGCCTTCATTCTGCTTCTGGTCGCGTTCGGCATCAAGATTCCGATTTTCCCGCTCCATACGTGGATGCTGCGCGTCCATACGGAGGCGCCGCCTTCCATCGTCATGATCCACTCCGGCGTTCTGCTCAAAATGGGCGTCTACGGTCTGATCCGCTTCGGAGCGGGGTTGCTTCCGGCTCAGCTTGACGATTGGTCGACGGTCATCGCGCTGCTCGGCGTCATCAACATCCTGTACGGTGCCGTGCTGGCTTGCGTGCAGAAGGAGTTCAAGCTCGTGCTGGCCTACTCCAGTATCAGCCACATGGGCATCGTGCTTCTCGGTCTCGCGTCTTTGAACGAGGTCGGCTTGCAGGGCGCGGTTTACCAATCCGTCTCTCACGGCCTCATTTCGGCGTTGCTGTTCCTGCTCGTCGGCAGCTTGTACGAACGTACGGGCACGACGCAGCTTGAGGATTTGGGCGGGTTGGCGAAATCGGTGCCGTTCTTGTCGGGCATTTTGCTGACCGCGGGGCTGGCATCGCTCGGATTGCCCGGACTTTCGGGCTTCGTCGGGGAGTTTCTGGCGTTCCTCGGACTGTTCGGTTCGATGAAATGGATGACCGCGATCGGCGTGCTGGGTATCCTATTCGCCGCCGTGTACGTGCTTCGCAGCGTGCTGGGAATCACGTTCGGTCCGGTTCGCGAGCGATTCGTCGGCATCAAGGACGCGCGGTTCATCGAGGCCGTGCCCATGATCGCGCTCACCGCATTGATCGTGCTCCTCGGCGTGTACCCGTCCGTTCTGACCGACGTGATGCAGCACGGCTTCAACGGGCTGCTCGAACATCTTCAACAGAGGACGGGGGGCTGA
- the nuoL gene encoding NADH-quinone oxidoreductase subunit L produces the protein MSSMAEYAWLVPLIPAAAFAVLTAMGRGAGRTGAWIGTIASLISLILSLIIAGQRLSGTAEEYSSHFDWIQAGNFTLPLGFEVTNLTSLMLVVVTLVSFLVNLYSQGYMKDDERISTFFAYVALFTSSMLGLVLSYNLLTMYIFWELVGVCSFLLVGFWFHKPEAKAAAKKAFIVTRIGDLGLLIAILLLFWYMPNHELDFTNLHNVFGNQTGVISTGITTLIALLIFLGAVGKSGQFPLHVWLPDAMEGPTPISALIHAATMVAAGVFLVTRTFDVFHASQAAMDTVAIIGAFTAIFAATIGLAQNDIKRILAYSTVSQLGYMMLALGVGSVTGAMFHLFTHAFFKALLFLGAGSVIHGVHTQDIREMGGLGGKMKITAWTFGIGALALSGIPPFAGFWSKDAILTAAMDANPIYFVVGAIAAFFTALYMARLFFLVFTGQPRNDAEAHESPAVMTVPLLVLAVLAVVAGFVQTPFNGWFGEWLTGNAEQEHGSALVIVVSAAVGLLGIYIGWLIYAKGTLRRDIVSSRVPGLVRLLERKYYIDELYHAIFVKPLEGLGKLLNAFDDYVIDGAVRMTGYSVSALGRLNSRLQSGQVQGYVLTALIGLVILALAIAGRRFW, from the coding sequence ATGAGTTCCATGGCAGAATACGCCTGGCTCGTTCCGCTCATCCCGGCCGCGGCGTTCGCCGTCCTGACGGCTATGGGCCGCGGGGCTGGGCGCACGGGCGCTTGGATCGGAACGATCGCCAGCCTGATTTCCCTGATCCTGTCCTTAATCATCGCGGGTCAGCGTTTATCGGGAACGGCGGAAGAGTACAGCAGCCACTTCGATTGGATCCAGGCCGGCAATTTCACGCTGCCGCTCGGTTTCGAAGTGACGAACCTGACGAGCCTGATGCTCGTCGTCGTAACGCTGGTCAGCTTCCTCGTCAATCTGTACTCCCAAGGCTATATGAAGGACGACGAAAGGATTTCCACTTTCTTCGCCTACGTCGCGCTGTTCACCAGCTCGATGCTCGGACTCGTTCTTTCCTACAATCTGCTGACGATGTATATTTTCTGGGAACTCGTCGGCGTCTGCTCGTTCCTGCTGGTCGGGTTCTGGTTCCACAAGCCGGAAGCGAAGGCCGCCGCCAAGAAGGCGTTCATCGTCACCCGGATCGGGGACCTCGGTCTGCTGATCGCCATCCTGCTCCTGTTCTGGTACATGCCGAACCATGAGCTGGACTTCACGAACCTGCACAACGTGTTCGGCAATCAGACGGGCGTCATTTCGACGGGCATCACCACGTTGATCGCGCTGCTGATTTTCCTCGGCGCTGTCGGCAAATCCGGTCAGTTCCCGCTGCATGTGTGGCTTCCGGACGCGATGGAAGGCCCTACGCCGATCAGTGCGCTGATCCACGCCGCCACGATGGTCGCGGCCGGCGTATTCCTCGTTACGCGGACTTTTGATGTTTTCCATGCTTCCCAAGCGGCCATGGACACCGTCGCGATCATCGGCGCATTCACCGCGATTTTCGCCGCGACAATTGGCCTAGCACAGAACGACATCAAGCGCATCCTGGCTTACTCCACCGTCAGCCAGCTCGGCTACATGATGCTGGCGCTCGGGGTCGGTTCCGTCACCGGCGCGATGTTCCATCTGTTCACGCACGCCTTCTTCAAAGCGCTGCTGTTCCTCGGGGCGGGCAGCGTCATCCACGGCGTACATACGCAGGACATCCGCGAAATGGGCGGGCTCGGCGGCAAAATGAAAATCACGGCTTGGACGTTCGGCATCGGCGCCCTGGCGCTGTCGGGAATCCCGCCGTTCGCCGGCTTCTGGTCCAAAGACGCGATTCTTACCGCAGCGATGGACGCGAACCCGATTTACTTCGTGGTCGGAGCCATTGCCGCCTTCTTCACGGCACTGTACATGGCGCGCCTGTTCTTCCTGGTCTTCACGGGCCAGCCGAGAAACGACGCGGAAGCGCACGAATCTCCAGCCGTCATGACCGTTCCGCTGCTCGTGCTGGCCGTGTTGGCCGTCGTCGCCGGTTTCGTGCAAACGCCGTTTAACGGTTGGTTCGGCGAATGGCTGACGGGCAATGCCGAACAAGAGCATGGCAGCGCTTTGGTGATCGTCGTCTCCGCCGCCGTGGGTCTTCTGGGCATCTACATCGGATGGCTGATCTACGCGAAAGGCACGCTTCGCCGGGACATCGTGTCGTCCCGGGTTCCGGGTCTCGTCCGATTGCTGGAGCGCAAATATTACATCGACGAACTGTACCATGCGATTTTCGTGAAACCGCTTGAAGGACTCGGCAAGCTGCTGAACGCCTTCGACGATTACGTGATCGACGGAGCCGTCCGGATGACGGGCTACTCCGTATCGGCCCTCGGCCGACTGAACTCGCGGCTGCAAAGCGGCCAAGTGCAAGGTTACGTCCTCACGGCGCTCATCGGCCTTGTCATTCTTGCTCTCGCGATCGCCGGAAGGAGGTTCTGGTAA
- the nuoK gene encoding NADH-quinone oxidoreductase subunit NuoK: MLASYLTLAAVLFCVGLYGVLTKRNAIIVLLSIELMLNAVNLNLVAFSKYGVHPSLAGQIFSLFTMTVAAAEAAVGVAILVAIYRARTSVNVDEFDELRR; this comes from the coding sequence ATGCTCGCCTCCTACCTGACGCTGGCCGCCGTCCTGTTCTGCGTCGGTCTGTACGGCGTCCTGACGAAACGCAATGCCATTATCGTTCTGCTGTCCATCGAATTGATGCTGAACGCGGTGAACCTGAATCTGGTCGCGTTCTCCAAATACGGCGTGCATCCTTCGCTCGCCGGACAAATTTTCTCTCTCTTCACGATGACCGTCGCCGCGGCCGAGGCCGCCGTCGGCGTTGCGATCCTGGTGGCGATCTACCGCGCCCGGACCTCCGTGAACGTGGACGAATTCGACGAGTTGAGGAGGTAG
- a CDS encoding NADH-quinone oxidoreductase subunit J, with product MNFNIDLTGEFVAFFVLAVCAIVGAVLALNFTKVVHMAISLAFTFISLAGLYVVLDAEFVAFVQVLLYVGAITILMIFGIMMTKHQGEGQEPTRPLLETLAAIGCLCLLGILIFAIRDADFPTEVGNLPADSTREIGKLLFTQMAIPFELVSVLLTVAFIGAIALAKKEEDPQ from the coding sequence ATGAATTTCAACATCGATTTGACGGGGGAGTTCGTCGCCTTCTTCGTCCTCGCGGTTTGCGCGATCGTCGGCGCAGTGCTGGCGCTGAACTTCACGAAAGTCGTGCACATGGCGATATCCCTCGCGTTCACGTTCATTTCGCTGGCCGGCTTGTACGTGGTGCTTGACGCCGAATTCGTCGCTTTCGTCCAAGTGCTGCTGTACGTCGGCGCGATTACGATCCTGATGATTTTCGGCATCATGATGACCAAACACCAGGGCGAAGGGCAGGAGCCGACACGGCCGCTGCTCGAAACGCTGGCCGCGATCGGGTGCCTGTGCTTGCTCGGCATTCTGATCTTCGCGATCCGCGACGCCGATTTCCCTACGGAAGTCGGCAATCTGCCGGCCGACAGCACGCGTGAAATCGGGAAACTGCTGTTCACGCAGATGGCGATTCCGTTTGAGCTCGTTTCCGTGTTGCTCACGGTCGCCTTCATCGGCGCGATCGCGCTCGCCAAGAAGGAGGAGGATCCGCAATGA
- the nuoI gene encoding NADH-quinone oxidoreductase subunit NuoI, with product MKGMIKGLGVTLKTLGAKKVTLSYPDVPIEMPDRFRGIQYVDEDKCIVCNQCARICPTDCITLTGKPNPDPEKKGKVLDTFDINFEICILCDLCTEVCPTEAIVMTNNFELAAYSRDDLFKDLKWLGSNTENVRQDNNNIGAPQRGAKGE from the coding sequence ATGAAAGGGATGATCAAAGGCCTCGGCGTTACGCTCAAGACGCTGGGTGCCAAAAAAGTAACCTTGTCCTATCCCGACGTTCCGATCGAGATGCCGGACCGGTTCCGCGGAATCCAGTACGTGGACGAGGATAAATGCATCGTGTGCAACCAATGCGCGCGGATCTGCCCGACGGATTGCATAACGCTTACCGGCAAACCCAATCCGGATCCGGAGAAGAAGGGCAAAGTCCTCGACACGTTCGACATCAATTTCGAGATTTGCATCCTGTGCGACCTGTGCACGGAGGTCTGTCCGACCGAGGCGATCGTCATGACGAACAATTTCGAGCTCGCCGCTTACAGCCGGGACGACTTGTTCAAGGACCTCAAATGGCTGGGCAGCAACACCGAGAACGTCCGCCAGGACAACAACAATATCGGGGCGCCCCAGAGGGGAGCCAAAGGCGAATGA
- the nuoH gene encoding NADH-quinone oxidoreductase subunit NuoH, whose protein sequence is MEHWINEPLSWGSAAIYVIGAVVLLAFVLLFVTYAIYFERKFIGWMQFRKGPNRTGPLGLLQSVADVAKLLLKEDTIPAKADRGLFVLAPILAFVPSFVVLAFIPYSQNLQFADLNIGFLYYIALSGITTIAIVIGGWASNNKYALLGGMRSAAQMISYEVPLVISVVGCVMLAGSLNLRDIVSAQAGYFWHWNFLPQIVGFAVFVIAAISELNRTPFDLPEAESELVAGYHVEYSGFRFAFFMLSEYVYVYAIASLTTLLFLGGWNPPIPQLDFIPGIIWFFLKFSFIVFCLFWIRATFPRLRVDQLMGLAWKVLLPLAILNIFITAACIELFGMGG, encoded by the coding sequence ATGGAGCATTGGATCAACGAGCCACTGAGCTGGGGCAGCGCGGCCATTTACGTCATCGGGGCCGTCGTCCTTCTGGCGTTCGTACTGTTGTTCGTAACGTACGCCATCTATTTCGAACGGAAATTCATCGGCTGGATGCAATTCCGCAAAGGCCCCAACCGGACCGGTCCGCTCGGCCTGCTGCAGTCGGTGGCGGACGTCGCCAAGCTGCTGCTCAAGGAAGACACGATCCCGGCTAAAGCCGACCGCGGGCTTTTCGTTTTGGCGCCGATTCTGGCGTTCGTCCCGTCGTTCGTGGTGCTCGCGTTCATCCCGTACAGCCAAAACCTGCAATTCGCCGACCTGAACATCGGCTTCCTGTATTACATCGCGCTCTCCGGCATCACGACCATCGCGATCGTGATCGGCGGCTGGGCGTCGAACAACAAATACGCCCTGCTCGGGGGCATGCGCTCCGCCGCGCAGATGATCAGCTACGAGGTTCCGCTCGTCATCTCCGTCGTCGGCTGCGTCATGCTCGCCGGAAGCCTGAATCTGCGCGACATCGTTTCTGCTCAGGCAGGGTACTTTTGGCACTGGAACTTCCTGCCCCAGATCGTCGGCTTCGCGGTCTTCGTCATCGCCGCGATTTCGGAGCTGAACCGCACGCCGTTCGACCTTCCGGAAGCCGAGTCGGAGCTGGTCGCCGGTTACCACGTCGAGTACAGCGGATTCCGGTTCGCGTTCTTCATGCTGTCGGAGTACGTGTACGTCTACGCCATCGCGAGCCTGACGACGCTGCTTTTCCTGGGCGGCTGGAATCCTCCGATTCCTCAGCTCGACTTCATTCCGGGCATCATCTGGTTTTTCCTGAAGTTCTCGTTTATCGTGTTCTGCCTGTTCTGGATCCGGGCGACGTTCCCGCGCCTGCGCGTCGACCAGCTGATGGGACTGGCTTGGAAAGTGCTGCTGCCGCTCGCCATCCTCAACATTTTCATCACGGCCGCTTGCATCGAATTGTTCGGAATGGGAGGTTGA
- a CDS encoding NADH-quinone oxidoreductase subunit D yields MIRTEELLLNVGPQHPSTHGVFRIVVKLDGEIITEATPVMGYLHRGTEKLAENLNFTQIIPYTDRMDYVSAMTNNYVLCHAVEKMMQIEIPERAEFLRLIVMELQRIASHLVWWGTYLLDIGAMSPFLFAFSDRERILQLFNELCGARLTYNYMRVGGVKWDAPEGWIDRAKQFVKDMRLRLDEYHNLVSGNEIFLSRIKGIGKYDADTAIAYGLSGANLRSTGVDWDLRKTEPYSLYSRFEFDVVTGKNGDCYDRYLCRMGEIEQSIRILEQALEQFPAEGETMGKVPRVIRPPGGEIYVRIESPRGEIGCHIVSKGKAEPYRLKFRRPSFVNLQILPKLLVGESMTNLVTILGGIDIVLGEVDC; encoded by the coding sequence GTGATTCGTACCGAAGAACTGCTGCTGAACGTCGGCCCGCAGCATCCCAGCACGCACGGCGTGTTCCGGATCGTGGTCAAGCTCGACGGGGAAATCATTACGGAAGCAACGCCGGTCATGGGTTATTTGCACCGCGGGACCGAGAAGCTGGCCGAAAACCTGAACTTTACCCAAATCATTCCTTATACCGACCGGATGGACTACGTGTCCGCCATGACGAACAACTACGTGCTCTGCCATGCCGTCGAGAAAATGATGCAGATCGAAATTCCGGAACGCGCGGAATTCCTGCGCCTGATCGTGATGGAGCTGCAGCGGATCGCCAGCCACCTCGTATGGTGGGGAACGTACTTGCTCGACATCGGGGCGATGAGCCCGTTCCTGTTCGCCTTCAGCGACCGCGAGCGCATCCTCCAGCTGTTCAACGAACTGTGCGGCGCGCGCCTCACTTACAACTACATGCGCGTCGGCGGCGTCAAATGGGATGCCCCGGAGGGCTGGATCGACCGCGCGAAGCAATTCGTGAAAGACATGCGCCTGCGCCTCGACGAGTACCACAACCTCGTCAGCGGCAACGAAATTTTCCTGTCCCGGATCAAAGGCATCGGTAAATACGACGCGGACACGGCGATCGCTTACGGCTTGTCCGGCGCGAACCTGCGGTCCACTGGCGTGGATTGGGACCTTCGCAAAACCGAACCGTACAGCTTGTACAGCCGTTTCGAGTTCGACGTCGTCACGGGCAAGAACGGCGATTGCTACGACCGCTACCTCTGCCGCATGGGAGAGATCGAGCAAAGCATCCGCATCCTGGAGCAAGCGCTCGAGCAGTTCCCGGCGGAAGGGGAAACGATGGGCAAAGTGCCGCGCGTCATCCGGCCGCCGGGCGGAGAGATTTACGTGCGCATCGAATCGCCGCGCGGCGAAATCGGCTGCCACATCGTCTCCAAGGGCAAAGCTGAGCCATACCGGCTGAAGTTCCGCAGGCCATCCTTCGTGAACCTGCAAATCCTGCCCAAGCTCCTCGTCGGCGAGAGCATGACGAACCTGGTCACGATTCTCGGCGGCATCGATATCGTCCTCGGGGAGGTCGACTGCTGA
- a CDS encoding NADH-quinone oxidoreductase subunit C — MSDEPKRENEAGAAPEQQPATPAQEQPQAEAPAEAQAHPQPPAETPAQAPAEPPAAETAPAAPAAAGESGEAAPRRKETDEEKAARRAAALAAKEAAKAAAAMAKAAEAAGAPAAAPAAAPASAEGAGEAAAAPPPPPKPPSPNQPRLDRAVALLRELVAEDAVEEASINELNDHLPTLVVKNDRWAQAARLFLEHEELACRYLRNVSGVDYETYMEVVYYPLNMERRETYCIKVRTDREQPAVPSATPVWETANWNEREIYDLLGIDFPGHPNMTRIMMPDDWVGHPLRKDYVPLDPEV, encoded by the coding sequence ATGAGCGACGAACCGAAACGCGAGAACGAGGCAGGCGCGGCGCCGGAACAGCAACCTGCGACGCCCGCGCAAGAGCAGCCTCAAGCCGAGGCGCCTGCCGAAGCGCAAGCTCACCCGCAGCCGCCGGCGGAAACGCCCGCTCAAGCTCCGGCAGAGCCGCCTGCTGCCGAAACCGCTCCGGCTGCACCGGCGGCCGCCGGTGAGTCGGGCGAGGCCGCTCCCCGCCGCAAAGAGACGGATGAGGAGAAAGCCGCCCGCCGCGCAGCCGCTCTCGCCGCGAAGGAAGCGGCCAAGGCCGCCGCAGCCATGGCGAAAGCCGCCGAAGCCGCCGGCGCACCCGCTGCAGCACCTGCAGCCGCGCCAGCGTCCGCGGAAGGCGCGGGCGAAGCCGCCGCTGCGCCGCCACCGCCTCCGAAACCGCCGTCGCCGAACCAGCCCCGGCTGGACCGGGCCGTCGCCCTCCTGAGGGAGCTGGTCGCCGAGGACGCGGTTGAAGAAGCGTCTATCAACGAGCTGAACGACCATCTTCCGACGCTCGTCGTGAAGAACGACCGATGGGCGCAAGCCGCCCGGCTGTTCCTCGAGCACGAAGAACTCGCCTGCCGCTATCTGCGCAACGTATCCGGAGTGGATTACGAGACGTACATGGAGGTTGTGTATTACCCGCTCAACATGGAGCGCCGCGAGACCTACTGCATCAAGGTCCGTACCGACCGCGAACAGCCGGCCGTTCCTTCCGCCACCCCCGTATGGGAGACGGCGAACTGGAACGAGCGCGAAATTTACGACCTGCTCGGCATCGATTTTCCCGGTCATCCCAACATGACGCGCATCATGATGCCCGACGACTGGGTCGGCCATCCGCTCCGCAAAGACTACGTCCCGCTCGACCCGGAGGTGTAA
- a CDS encoding NuoB/complex I 20 kDa subunit family protein encodes MEFDLEKVTPEERQEIERNVFFGTIEQLKGWARSNSLWPLTFGLACCAIEMMTAGAPHYDLDRFGVMFRTSPRQSDVMIVSGTVTKKMGPLLKRLYDQMPEPKWVIAMGSCATAGGPYVKSYSVVKGVDQLVPVDVYIPGCPPNPAALIYGINKLQEKIRYEAKTGKQVTG; translated from the coding sequence ATGGAATTCGATTTAGAGAAGGTGACGCCGGAAGAGCGTCAGGAGATCGAACGCAACGTGTTTTTCGGCACCATCGAGCAGTTGAAGGGCTGGGCCAGGAGCAATTCCCTGTGGCCGCTGACCTTCGGTTTGGCCTGCTGCGCCATCGAAATGATGACCGCCGGGGCGCCCCACTACGATTTGGACCGGTTCGGCGTCATGTTCCGGACATCTCCGCGGCAATCGGACGTCATGATCGTGTCGGGGACGGTCACCAAAAAAATGGGGCCGCTGCTCAAACGGCTGTACGATCAAATGCCGGAACCGAAGTGGGTCATCGCGATGGGTTCGTGCGCGACGGCCGGCGGCCCGTACGTCAAATCGTATTCCGTCGTCAAAGGCGTGGACCAGCTCGTGCCGGTCGACGTCTATATTCCGGGCTGTCCGCCCAACCCTGCCGCCCTCATTTACGGAATCAACAAGCTGCAGGAGAAGATCCGTTATGAAGCCAAGACCGGGAAGCAGGTGACCGGCTGA
- a CDS encoding NADH-quinone oxidoreductase subunit A: MEKYINSYVIVAIFVILGTAFPIIVLWLGKQLRPHKPSPDKETTYESGNDPVGDSQIRFNVRYYLYALMFVVFDVETVFLYPWAVAYRQLGLFALTEMVIFVGLLLVGLIYAWKKKVLQWNSI; encoded by the coding sequence GTGGAGAAGTACATCAATTCGTACGTCATCGTGGCTATTTTCGTCATCTTGGGCACCGCATTTCCCATCATCGTCCTTTGGCTCGGCAAACAGCTTCGCCCCCACAAACCGTCTCCCGATAAAGAGACGACTTACGAAAGCGGGAACGATCCCGTCGGGGACAGCCAGATCCGCTTCAACGTGCGTTACTACTTGTATGCTCTCATGTTCGTCGTTTTCGATGTCGAAACCGTTTTCCTCTACCCTTGGGCCGTAGCGTATCGTCAGCTCGGCTTATTTGCGTTGACGGAAATGGTCATATTCGTCGGGCTGCTTCTCGTCGGCCTGATCTACGCCTGGAAGAAGAAGGTGCTGCAATGGAATTCGATTTAG
- a CDS encoding Dps family protein, whose amino-acid sequence MAVKEKDLAKPAKQLQQTLNEQLANWSVAYFKLHHFHWYVKGPHFPVLHAKFEELYNLSALKLDELAERMLAIGLEPASTMKEYLSLASIKEGGKTGGNEADMLEIVVADFEKMAEGLKEAGTMAEEEAEDGPTADLLYGQVEELQKQIWMLKATLGK is encoded by the coding sequence ATGGCCGTGAAGGAAAAAGATCTCGCGAAGCCGGCGAAACAACTGCAGCAGACGCTCAACGAACAGCTGGCGAACTGGTCGGTGGCGTATTTCAAACTTCATCATTTCCATTGGTACGTGAAAGGTCCGCATTTCCCCGTGCTCCACGCGAAATTCGAAGAGCTGTACAATTTGTCCGCGCTGAAGCTGGACGAGCTCGCCGAGCGCATGCTGGCGATCGGGCTGGAGCCTGCTTCGACGATGAAGGAGTATCTCTCCCTTGCCTCGATCAAGGAAGGCGGCAAAACCGGCGGTAACGAAGCCGACATGCTGGAGATCGTCGTAGCGGACTTCGAGAAAATGGCGGAAGGCCTCAAGGAAGCCGGCACGATGGCCGAGGAAGAAGCCGAGGACGGCCCGACGGCGGATCTGCTGTACGGCCAAGTCGAGGAACTGCAGAAGCAGATTTGGATGCTGAAAGCGACGCTCGGCAAGTAA
- a CDS encoding FTR1 family iron permease: protein MNLQAFLITFREAMEAILIVGVILTYLKRIGETRWSKWVWVGVVLALVASYGVALLFQVALTGYESMSNQNYLRIGIMLASTALLTHMILFMTKQGRSHQLSVQTKVAAILTTGGILNMVIHSFLITLREGVETVFFFAAIGGGDIQSAMNNWGALLGLVTACVIGYLFFRGTKRISLKHYFRVTSVFLMLIAGGLLVQAVGIMQDIGIIGSAYRTAGGQIAEVYNIEWFMPEHPNDEAHYIRDTGHHPLINGQVGVFFKAFLGYTHNPSLEEFGVYWAYYFFVFLVLTRRKKPDTAASVSEGAEGPETVGNAPVQRQGA, encoded by the coding sequence GTGAATTTGCAGGCATTTCTCATTACGTTCCGCGAGGCGATGGAAGCGATTCTGATCGTAGGCGTGATTTTGACCTACCTGAAAAGAATCGGCGAAACCCGCTGGAGCAAATGGGTATGGGTAGGCGTCGTGCTGGCCTTGGTCGCAAGTTACGGGGTCGCGCTCCTGTTCCAGGTTGCGCTCACCGGATATGAAAGCATGTCGAACCAAAACTACTTGCGCATCGGCATCATGCTGGCTTCAACTGCGCTGCTGACGCACATGATTTTGTTCATGACGAAGCAAGGCCGCAGCCATCAGCTCAGCGTGCAGACGAAGGTCGCCGCGATTCTGACGACGGGCGGCATTCTCAATATGGTGATCCACTCTTTCCTGATTACGCTCCGGGAAGGCGTGGAGACGGTGTTTTTCTTCGCGGCGATCGGCGGCGGCGACATCCAGTCGGCGATGAACAACTGGGGTGCGCTTCTTGGCCTCGTTACGGCGTGCGTGATCGGGTATCTGTTTTTCCGGGGAACCAAGCGGATCTCCTTGAAGCATTATTTCCGCGTGACCAGCGTGTTCCTGATGCTGATCGCCGGAGGCTTGCTCGTGCAGGCGGTCGGCATCATGCAGGATATCGGCATCATCGGTTCCGCTTACCGTACGGCCGGCGGGCAGATCGCCGAGGTTTACAACATCGAATGGTTCATGCCGGAGCATCCGAACGATGAGGCCCACTATATCCGCGACACGGGGCATCATCCGCTGATCAACGGGCAAGTCGGCGTCTTTTTCAAAGCGTTCCTGGGGTACACGCACAATCCGTCGTTGGAGGAGTTCGGCGTCTACTGGGCGTATTATTTCTTCGTCTTCCTCGTCCTGACGCGTCGCAAAAAACCGGATACGGCCGCTTCCGTTTCCGAGGGCGCGGAAGGGCCGGAAACGGTCGGAAACGCGCCGGTTCAGCGGCAAGGGGCTTAA